In Triticum urartu cultivar G1812 chromosome 6, Tu2.1, whole genome shotgun sequence, the following proteins share a genomic window:
- the LOC125515910 gene encoding uncharacterized protein LOC125515910 isoform X1, with protein sequence MEPSGSGAAEPAEDDHHQEPAHGGSNSNSSASSNGDGAPSAAAPPPPAATPLDQAGGSSAPSLDYDSFGPWLTWSDHPVVSPAREDPDAAAAGPSGSGLAFDQRLAIEQAAADVANALWTRQVVTIAMLRRARGVSLDSPAMFNSWRAEEALQRKEQIRRKERAICSEHVKHQTHPITEVRRHHKLASDEANHLDAYSECRSVIGDGECFYRSFIFSYLEQVIDRQDTYEEHRLLQAVDMVNLHFAALRWNESEFRWNEPEFSRSSRAFKNLMEKVMRWKSHGRWKGMESTSSYRKEELLEFFSEYDTTQDIFIFLRLVVAVEICWHDEVCEPLIPGLSGNYNLKDWCFQRVTPARRFTDHVMMVALARALEIPLRVERVRGGYDPDIYTVPGVPRPRVTLLYSANHYEIIYPRVPPAESSSHQASQIEHAADEGSSQQTSQREHPGDESSSE encoded by the exons ATGGAACCGTCCGGTTCAGGAGCAGCAGAACCGGCCGAGGACGACCACCACCAAGAACCGGCCCATGGGggctccaactccaactccagcGCCTCCTCCAATGGGGATGGGGCCCCgagcgccgccgcgccgccacctcccgCCGCGACGCCCCTCGACCAGGCCGGAGGCTCCTCCGCCCCCTCCCTCGACTACGACTCCTTCGGACCGTGGCTGACGTGGAGCGACCACCCCGTGGTGTCGCCGGCGAGGGAGGACCccgacgcggcggcggcggggccgtCCGGCTCCGGGCTGGCGTTCGACCAGCGGCTGGCGATCGAGCAGGCGGCCGCCGACGTGGCGAACGCGCTGTGGACACGGCAGGTGGTGACCATTGCGATGCTGCGACGTGCTCGTGGCGTTTCTTTGGATTCTCCTGCGATGTTCAACTCGTGGCGCGCGGAAGAGGCGCTCCAGCGGAAGGAACAG ATTCGTAGAAAAGAAAGGGCAATATGTTCGGAACATGTGAAGCACCAG ACACATCCCATCACTGAAGTCAGAAGGCATCATAAGCTTGCTTCTGACGAGGCGAACCATCTTGATGCCTATTCGGAATGTAGATCGGTGATTGGAGATGGGGAGTGTTTCTACAGGAGTTTCATATTTTCGTACCTT GAGCAAGTTATTGATAGGCAGGACACATATGAGGAACACCGTCTCCTTCAGGCTGTTGATATGGTGAATCTGCACTTTGCAGCTCTTCGATGGAACGAGTCTGAGTTTCGATGGAACGAGCCTGAGTTTTCCAGGAGCAGCAGA GCATTTAAGAATCTGATGGAGAAAGTAATGAGATGGAAGAGTCATGGCAGGTGGAAGGGCATGGAATCAACTAGCAG CTACCGTAAAGAGGAACTTCTTGAGTTCTTCAGCGAGTACGATACGACGCAAGACA TTTTTATTTTCCTCAGATTAGTAGTAGCTGTCGAGATATGCTGGCACGACGAGGTGTGTGAACCGCTTATACCAGGGCTCAGTGGAAATTACAATCTTAAAGAT TGGTGCTTTCAGCGCGTCACTCCAGCTCGTCGGTTCACGGATCATGTTATGATGGTGGCCTTGGCCAGAGCGCTTGAGATACCCCTCAGAGTGGAGCGAGTCCGAGGAGGATATGATCCAGATATCTACACTGTCCCCGGAGTTCCCCGTCCGAGAGTGACCCTGCTGTACTCGGCAAACCATTACGAAATCATCTACCCACGTGTTCCTCCAGCTGAGAGTTCAAGTCATCAGGCTTCCCAGATAGAACATGCTGCTGATGAGGGTTCAAGCCAACAGACTTCCCAGAGAGAACATCCTGGCGATGAGAGTTCAAGTGAATAG
- the LOC125515910 gene encoding uncharacterized protein LOC125515910 isoform X2: MEPSGSGAAEPAEDDHHQEPAHGGSNSNSSASSNGDGAPSAAAPPPPAATPLDQAGGSSAPSLDYDSFGPWLTWSDHPVVSPAREDPDAAAAGPSGSGLAFDQRLAIEQAAADVANALWTRQVVTIAMLRRARGVSLDSPAMFNSWRAEEALQRKEQTHPITEVRRHHKLASDEANHLDAYSECRSVIGDGECFYRSFIFSYLEQVIDRQDTYEEHRLLQAVDMVNLHFAALRWNESEFRWNEPEFSRSSRAFKNLMEKVMRWKSHGRWKGMESTSSYRKEELLEFFSEYDTTQDIFIFLRLVVAVEICWHDEVCEPLIPGLSGNYNLKDWCFQRVTPARRFTDHVMMVALARALEIPLRVERVRGGYDPDIYTVPGVPRPRVTLLYSANHYEIIYPRVPPAESSSHQASQIEHAADEGSSQQTSQREHPGDESSSE; the protein is encoded by the exons ATGGAACCGTCCGGTTCAGGAGCAGCAGAACCGGCCGAGGACGACCACCACCAAGAACCGGCCCATGGGggctccaactccaactccagcGCCTCCTCCAATGGGGATGGGGCCCCgagcgccgccgcgccgccacctcccgCCGCGACGCCCCTCGACCAGGCCGGAGGCTCCTCCGCCCCCTCCCTCGACTACGACTCCTTCGGACCGTGGCTGACGTGGAGCGACCACCCCGTGGTGTCGCCGGCGAGGGAGGACCccgacgcggcggcggcggggccgtCCGGCTCCGGGCTGGCGTTCGACCAGCGGCTGGCGATCGAGCAGGCGGCCGCCGACGTGGCGAACGCGCTGTGGACACGGCAGGTGGTGACCATTGCGATGCTGCGACGTGCTCGTGGCGTTTCTTTGGATTCTCCTGCGATGTTCAACTCGTGGCGCGCGGAAGAGGCGCTCCAGCGGAAGGAACAG ACACATCCCATCACTGAAGTCAGAAGGCATCATAAGCTTGCTTCTGACGAGGCGAACCATCTTGATGCCTATTCGGAATGTAGATCGGTGATTGGAGATGGGGAGTGTTTCTACAGGAGTTTCATATTTTCGTACCTT GAGCAAGTTATTGATAGGCAGGACACATATGAGGAACACCGTCTCCTTCAGGCTGTTGATATGGTGAATCTGCACTTTGCAGCTCTTCGATGGAACGAGTCTGAGTTTCGATGGAACGAGCCTGAGTTTTCCAGGAGCAGCAGA GCATTTAAGAATCTGATGGAGAAAGTAATGAGATGGAAGAGTCATGGCAGGTGGAAGGGCATGGAATCAACTAGCAG CTACCGTAAAGAGGAACTTCTTGAGTTCTTCAGCGAGTACGATACGACGCAAGACA TTTTTATTTTCCTCAGATTAGTAGTAGCTGTCGAGATATGCTGGCACGACGAGGTGTGTGAACCGCTTATACCAGGGCTCAGTGGAAATTACAATCTTAAAGAT TGGTGCTTTCAGCGCGTCACTCCAGCTCGTCGGTTCACGGATCATGTTATGATGGTGGCCTTGGCCAGAGCGCTTGAGATACCCCTCAGAGTGGAGCGAGTCCGAGGAGGATATGATCCAGATATCTACACTGTCCCCGGAGTTCCCCGTCCGAGAGTGACCCTGCTGTACTCGGCAAACCATTACGAAATCATCTACCCACGTGTTCCTCCAGCTGAGAGTTCAAGTCATCAGGCTTCCCAGATAGAACATGCTGCTGATGAGGGTTCAAGCCAACAGACTTCCCAGAGAGAACATCCTGGCGATGAGAGTTCAAGTGAATAG
- the LOC125515911 gene encoding L-type lectin-domain containing receptor kinase IX.1-like, whose amino-acid sequence MAMATPKCRPVLSLLLLAVSSCLPHVVTSLSFDYNFSAPGVLTGADLKYMNDSAPVLDRIDLTNLSRSWSTGRVAHGQAVRLWDDATGKAASFTTNFTFAIKSLDVTTSQASTRNSLKYSSVLQGDGMAFFVGPYPPSMPTDATGGFLALFNNRGNPANTYFPPTVGVEFDTLRNVEWDPNDTISHLGLNVNDIRSRNYTALPDGSFNGAMSASVRYDAGTATLSATLRLDDMPELSSYTVSTNVDCRAAGLTQDAAVGFSAAIGDYVEQHQIFSWSFESTLTDEIITSKRKETGLVAGLVSTGIFIFVAVAASLGYLQYLKRKGMHAQDAPEDSDVPLDQDMDDVFEKGAGPRRFSYDELSRATRGFSDEEKLGEGGFGAVYRGYLQEQGLHVAIKRISKTSSQGRREYVAEVTIIGRLRHRNLVLLVGWCHKADELLLVYELMTNGSLDEHLYSSTNILTWPTRYKIILGTGSALLYLHQEWEQCVVHRDIKPSNIMLDASFNPKLGDFGLARLVDHSRGGYTTMLAGTKGYMDPECAVTSRAGAETDVYSFGIVLLEVACGRRPIAPLQEDENKVVLVQWIQKLYVGGTLLDAADTRLDGNFDAQEMERVLVVGLWCVHPDYGFRPSIRQAMSALHFEAPAPDLPPEMPVAMYAPPCRGHRSSYTSSNGSSSSGNRSSTSDRAEENRSSASAGTKSARRPIATPTNQTLGTRTTE is encoded by the exons ATGGCCATGGCGACACCCAAGTGCCGTCCCGTCCTCAGCTTGCTCCTCCTAGCCGTATCCAGCTGCCTTCCGCATGTCGTCACCTCGCTTAGCTTCGACTACAACTTCTCCGCCCCCGGCGTCCTCACCGGCGCCGACCTCAAGTACATGAACGACTCCGCCCCTGTCCTCGACCGGATCGACCTCACCAACCTCTCCAGGAGCTGGAGCACCGGCCGCGTCGCCCACGGGCAGGCCGTGCGCCTCTGGGACGACGCCACCGGCAAGGCCGCCAGCTTCACCACGAACTTCACCTTCGCCATCAAGTCTCTCGACGTGACCACCAGCCAGGCAAGCACCAGAAATTCTCTGAAATATTCTTCCGTCC TGCAGGGTGATGGCATGGCCTTCTTCGTGGGACCTTACCCGCCGAGCATGCCGACGGACGCCACCGGCGGCTTCCTGGCGCTGTTCAATAACCGCGGCAACCCGGCCAACACCTACTTCCCGCCGACCGTCGGCGTGGAGTTTGACACGCTCAGGAACGTCGAGTGGGACCCCAATGACACCATCAGCCACCTCGGCCTCAACGTCAACGACATCAGGTCCAGGAACTACACGGCGCTGCCGGACGGGAGCTTCAATGGGGCCATGTCGGCGTCGGTCAGGTACGACGCCGGCACGGCCACGCTCTCGGCGACCCTGCGGTTAGACGACATGCCGGAGTTGAGTTCTTACACCGTCAGCACAAACGTCGACTGCCGGGCCGCCGGCCTGACGCAGGACGCAGCGGTGGGATTCTCGGCGGCCATCGGGGACTACGTCGAGCAGCACCAGATTTTTTCCTGGTCGTTCGAGTCCACTCTGACAG ATGAGATAATAACCTCGAAGAGGAAAGAAACCGGTCTAGTAGCCGGGCTGGTATCAACTGGCATCTTCATATTCGTCGCTGTAGCGGCATCGCTCGGTTACCTACAATATCTGAAAAGAAAGGGCATGCACGCTCAAGACGCACCTGAAGATTCAGATGTCCCGCTCGACCAAGACATGGATGACGTATTTGAGAAGGGGGCGGGGCCTCGGAGATTCAGTTACGATGAGTTGTCCCGGGCAACCCGGGGATTCTCCGACGAGGAGAAGCTCGGCGAGGGCGGGTTTGGGGCAGTGTACCGAGGGTACCTACAGGAGCAGGGGCTTCATGTGGCCATCAAGAGGATCTCCAAGACGTCAAGCCAGGGGAGGAGGGAGTACGTCGCCGAGGTTACCATCATCGGCCGGTTGCGGCATCGCAACTTAGTCCTGCTCGTCGGATGGTGCCATAAAGCTGACGAGCTCCTGCTCGTCTATGAGCTCATGACAAACGGaagcctcgatgagcatctctACAGTTCCACCAACATACTGACATGGCCAACCAGGTACAAGATCATTCTTGGGACGGGTTCTGCGCTGCTCTACCTGCACCAGGAGTGGGAGCAGTGCGTGGTGCACAGAGATATCAAGCCAAGCAATATCATGCTCGATGCCTCGTTCAACCCCAAGCTGGGGGACTTCGGTCTCGCACGCCTTGTCGACCACAGCCGTGGCGGGTACACGACGATGCTGGCTGGTACCAAGGGTTACATGGACCCAGAGTGCGCGGTGACTAGCAGGGCCGGCGCGGAGACCGACGTCTACAGCTTTGGGATTGTCCTCCTCGAGGTCGCCTGCGGGCGGCGACCCATCGCCCCGCTCCAGGAGGATGAGAACAAAGTCGTGCTCGTGCAATGGATCCAGAAGTTGTACGTGGGAGGCACGCTCCTTGACGCAGCGGACACGCGGCTTGACGGCAACTTCGATGCACAGGAGATGGAGCGTGTGCTGGTCGTGGGACTATGGTGCGTGCACCCCGACTACGGCTTCCGGCCGTCCATCCGACAAGCCATGAGCGCGCTCCACTTCGAGGCGCCAGCTCCGGACCTGCCGCCGGAGATGCCGGTGGCGATGTACGCACCGCCGTGCAGAGGGCACAGGTCGAGCTACACGTCGTCTAATGGGAGTTCCAGCAGCGGTAACCGCTCGTCGACAAGTGACCGGGCGGAGGAGAATCGTTCTTCTGCGAGTGCTGGCACGAAGAGCGCCAGGAGGCCGATAGCAACACCCACGAATCAGACACTGGGGACGAGAACGACTGAGTGA
- the LOC125517397 gene encoding LRR receptor-like serine/threonine-protein kinase RGI5 — translation MHRSVAKLALLLATVIFSIAAHARQLQPAHAAGASCLPHERDALLAFKQAGNDTYDFLASWQRRHKDCCRWRGVTCSNETGHVIELDIGVTFLEGKISPSLLSLEHLEYLNLNNTNLLGPDGTSLFPAFLCSLSNLRHLDLSTTPFSGRLPAQLANLSNLEYLDLSWTSLHWPNGRAPEFLSCKNLRHLDLSHTQLSGRVSPQYFNLSKLEYLDLSSTSMSGILPPQLGNLTNLRHLGLSFMQDIHTSDISWLTHLHFLEFVDMSDINLSSADVFLVANTIPSLKALILINCSLPNADQSLTHINLTKLEQLYLSRNYLGHRIETCWFWNLTSIKDLSLVSTYLYGSFPDALGGMISLQRMNFNYNGNSATMTVDLKNLCDLEFLKLDGSLASGNLTDFVMKLPQCSSSKLQTLSSNHNNMAGMLPNMVGHFTNLEHLYLYNNSITGAIPTGLVNCTSLRTVALGLNQLSGQIPTLPRSLTQVDLSMNSLSGPLPSDFGAPALTVLSLSSNYITGHVPSPICKLQNLAFLDLSQNRFEGEFPWCSSMPNLRFVHLSNNNFSGNFPPFLQNCSQLTFLDLAMNGFDGALPVWIGDLVNLRFVQLNHNMFYGDIPANITSLVLLQLFSLASNNISGLIPSSLSKLIGMTLKHLPRSEPQWFEFTGPTDEMLPVDILSVVMKQQELKFRGAAFTDMVSIDLSLNHLTGEIPDEITSLNGLLSLNLSWNHLSQKIPSKIGDMKSLESLDLSRNNISGEVPTSLSDLTYLSSLDLSYNNLAGRIPTGRQLDTLYAEDPSMYDGNSRLCGLHLQRNCLGNSPPGHRNQQRSVSAYDPVMFFYIGLMSGFVVGLWLVFCAFLFKRAWRYAYFRVFDELCDKLYVFVVVIWGRVNTKATAS, via the coding sequence ATGCATCGCTCGGTTGCCAAGCTCGCCTTGCTCCTCGCCACGGTCATCTTCTCCATCGCTGCTCATGCCCGGCAGCTCCAGCCGGCCCATGCGGCTGGCGCGAGCTGCTTGCCGCACGAGAGAGACGCATTGCTGGCCTTCAAGCAAGCCGGCAACGACACCTACGACTTCCTCGCCTCGTGGCAAAGACGGCACAAAGATTGTTGCCGGTGGAGGGGTGTCACCTGCAGCAACGAAACCGGCCATGTGATCGAGCTTGACATTGGTGTCACCTTTTTGGAGGGCAAGATAAGTCCTTCCTTGCTTTCTCTTGAGCATCTTGAGTACCTAAATCTCAACAACACCAACCTACTTGGACCAGACGGTACTTCTTTGTTCCCAGCATTCTTGTGTTCTTTAAGCAACTTGAGGCACCTCGATCTCTCAACGACACCATTCTCTGGTAGATTGCCTGCTCAGCTTGCCAACCTTTCAAATTTGGAGTACCTCGATCTCTCATGGACATCCCTGCACTGGCCTAATGGTCGTGCTCCGGAGTTCTTGTCTTGTAAAAATCTGAGACATCTcgatctctcacacacacaattGTCTGGTAGAGTGTCTCCTCAGTATTTCAACCTTTCAAAGTTGGAGTATCTCGACCTCTCCAGCACTAGCATGTCGGGAATACTGCCGCCTCAGCTCGGAAACCTTACAAACTTGCGCCACCTTGGCCTCAGTTTCATGCAAGATATACACACATCAGATATCTCATGGTTAACTCATCTTCATTTCCTGGAATTTGTTGACATGAGTGACATAAATCTCAGCAGCGCGGATGTGTTTCTCGTGGCCAACACAATCCCATCTCTGAAGGCCCTTATTCTTATCAATTGCTCGCTTCCAAATGCAGACCAGTCGCTTACGCACATAAACCTCACGAAACTAGAGCAGCTTTATCTCTCCAGAAATTATTTGGGCCACCGAATTGAAACATGTTGGTTCTGGAACCTGACAAGCATCAAGGACCTATCACTCGTTTCAACCTATCTTTATGGCTCATTCCCTGATGCGCTAGGAGGTATGATTTCCCTCCAGCGCATGAATTTTAACTATAATGGTAATTCAGCCACAATGACGGTGGACTTGAAAAATCTATGTGATTTAGAGTTCCTAAAGCTCGATGGGAGTCTTGCATCTGGGAACCTGACAGACTTTGTAATGAAACTGCCACAATGTTCGTCCAGCAAATTGCAGACGTTGAGCTCAAATCACAACAATATGGCAGGAATGCTGCCAAATATGGTGGGGCACTTCACCAACCTGGAGCACCTTTACCTTTATAATAATAGCATTACTGGAGCTATACCAACTGGTTTAGTGAATTGTACTAGTTTGCGAACAGTCGCTCTCGGTTTGAACCAACTAAGTGGGCAGATACCAACATTGCCGAGAAGCCTCACCCAAGTGGACTTATCCATGAACAGCTTGTCAGGACCTTTGCCGTCAGATTTTGGAGCTCCAGCTCTTACAGTACTAAGTCTATCCTCCAATTACATCACTGGTCACGTTCCTAGTCCTATTTGCAAGTTGCAAAACCTAGCTTTCTTGGATTTGTCCCAGAATAGGTTTGAGGGAGAATTTCCCTGGTGTTCTTCAATGCCAAACTTGAGATTCGTACACTTAAGTAACAACAACTTCTCCGGAAATTTCCCGCCATTCCTCCAAAACTGCTCGCAGTTGACTTTCCTTGATCTTGCAATGAATGGGTTCGATGGAGCACTACCAGTATGGATCGGAGACCTAGTGAACTTGCGGTTTGTCCAGCTAAACCATAACATGTTCTATGGGGATATTCCAGCTAACATCACAAGTCTTGTACTACTTCAACTGTTCAGTTTAGCGAGCAACAATATATCAGGATTAATTCCATCATCCTTGTCAAAATTAATAGGCATGACCCTGAAACATCTGCCAAGATCTGAACCACAGTGGTTTGAATTCACAGGCCCTACAGATGAAATGCTGCCCGTGGATATTTTGTCTGTGGTGATGAAGCAGCAAGAACTTAAGTTTAGAGGTGCTGCATTTACTGACATGGTCAGCATTGATTTGTCTCTCAACCACTTGACCGGTGAAATTCCAGATGAGATAACTTCTCTGAACGGACTGTTGAGTTTGAATTTATCATGGAATCACCTGAGCCAGAAAATTCCTTCGAAGATTGGGGATATGAAATCACTGGAATCACTTGACTTGTCAAGGAACAATATCTCCGGTGAAGTCCCAACGAGCCTCTCAGATTTGACATATCTAAGCTCCTTGGACTTGTCATACAACAATCTTGCAGGAAGAATTCCAACAGGCCGTCAACTGGACACTCTGTACGCAGAAGATCCGTCCATGTACGATGGCAACAGTCGCCTTTGCGGGCTTCATCTTCAAAGGAATTGCCTAGGCAACAGTCCACCAGGGCACAGGAATCAGCAGAGAAGTGTAAGTGCTTATGACCCAGTGATGTTCTTCTACATTGGGCTAATGTCTGGCTTTGTGGTCGGACTATGGCTTGTGTTCTGTGCTTTCCTGTTCAAAAGGGCATGGAGATATGCCTATTTTCGCGTCTTCGACGAGCTATGTGACAAGTTGTACGTGTTTGTTGTTGTTATTTGGGGCCGGGTAAACACCAAGGCGACTGCAAGTTGA